Proteins encoded in a region of the Saccharothrix ecbatanensis genome:
- a CDS encoding ABC transporter permease, translating to MNENTATAAVAPTSGPPDGGRARRAVTGLLGSAAGRNTGLVVALVLLCVVGVITAGDRFADVDNLLTILRLASVIGVVSVGMTFVITGGGIDLSVGAIVALSSVWATTLATQAVARDFHWLSLVFTALAVGAGCGVVNGVLIAYGRIVAFIATLAMLAAARGLAEIMSNRKTQIVDVPGFTAFFDASVFGVPVLVIIFVLVAVVGWVVLNRTTFGRRTYAVGGNPEAARLAGINVRRHTVLLYTLLGVCCGIAAILLIARTTTGSATHGGLYELDAIAAVVIGGTLLSGGRGTIAGTVFGVLIFTTLSNVFTLNNLSISAQAVAKGAIIVIAVLLQQRLARRGDS from the coding sequence ATGAACGAGAACACCGCGACGGCCGCCGTCGCACCGACGTCCGGTCCGCCCGACGGTGGCCGCGCCAGACGTGCCGTCACCGGGCTCCTGGGGTCCGCGGCCGGGCGCAACACCGGCCTCGTGGTCGCCCTGGTGCTGCTGTGCGTGGTCGGCGTCATCACGGCGGGGGACCGGTTCGCCGACGTGGACAACCTGCTGACGATCCTGCGCCTGGCTTCGGTGATCGGCGTGGTGAGCGTGGGCATGACGTTCGTCATCACCGGCGGCGGTATCGATCTGTCCGTCGGGGCGATCGTGGCGCTGTCCTCGGTGTGGGCGACCACCCTGGCCACGCAGGCCGTGGCACGGGACTTTCACTGGCTGTCCCTCGTGTTCACCGCGTTGGCGGTCGGCGCCGGTTGTGGGGTCGTCAACGGCGTGCTGATCGCTTACGGCCGGATCGTGGCGTTTATCGCGACGCTCGCCATGCTCGCCGCCGCGCGCGGTTTGGCCGAGATCATGTCCAACCGCAAGACGCAGATCGTGGACGTGCCCGGGTTCACCGCGTTCTTCGACGCCTCGGTGTTCGGCGTGCCCGTGTTGGTCATCATCTTCGTGTTGGTGGCAGTCGTCGGCTGGGTGGTGCTCAACCGCACCACGTTCGGCCGCCGTACCTACGCCGTCGGCGGCAACCCGGAGGCCGCCCGCCTCGCGGGTATCAACGTGCGGCGGCACACCGTGCTGCTCTACACGTTGTTGGGTGTGTGCTGCGGTATCGCCGCCATCCTGCTCATCGCCCGGACCACGACCGGCAGCGCCACGCACGGCGGTCTGTACGAGTTGGACGCGATCGCCGCGGTCGTCATCGGCGGCACGCTGCTGTCGGGCGGTCGCGGGACCATCGCAGGCACCGTGTTCGGGGTGCTGATCTTCACCACGCTGTCCAACGTGTTCACCCTCAACAACCTCTCCATCTCCGCGCAGGCCGTCGCGAAGGGCGCAATCATCGTGATCGCCGTCCTGCTCCAACAGCGACTGGCCCGACGCGGCGACTCCTGA
- a CDS encoding helix-turn-helix domain-containing protein: MVDSKSRALSGHEAPTVPSLRTVRLSLGLTSREVAESVGVTTACLLRWERRQRTPDPVLASALADTLHLTPERVEAFFAEGPEHPVVDDTVPGHGLRALRRDLDVPPRRIADALCVTVQTVYNWERGGSRLPVRLLAPLAECLGMEPDELAGTLRESPRSVRTAARLTGELARLRDLAGHSQVRVADLLGVSRMTLRGWERGDAVPPWHAIRLMASLYRVPLAVVATAAGAGQPAFLSPESWLPGDLPEVLRVLRQWNGLTQAQLAQRCATSTDSVRGWERGRQQPGTYSRRRLESLYRLATDSLLRAYAEATSAGASAVQGAS; this comes from the coding sequence ATGGTCGACTCCAAGTCGCGCGCCCTGTCGGGGCACGAGGCGCCGACCGTGCCGTCGCTGCGGACCGTGCGGCTGAGCCTCGGACTCACCTCCCGCGAAGTGGCGGAGAGCGTCGGCGTCACCACCGCGTGCCTGCTGCGCTGGGAACGCCGACAGCGCACACCGGACCCCGTGCTGGCGTCCGCGCTCGCGGACACCCTCCACCTGACGCCGGAACGGGTGGAGGCGTTCTTCGCCGAGGGACCGGAACACCCCGTCGTGGACGACACCGTGCCGGGCCACGGGTTGCGCGCACTCCGCCGGGACCTCGACGTGCCACCCCGGCGCATCGCGGACGCCCTGTGCGTCACCGTCCAGACGGTCTACAACTGGGAGCGGGGCGGCAGCAGGCTGCCGGTCCGGCTGCTCGCACCGCTGGCTGAGTGCCTCGGCATGGAGCCCGACGAACTGGCCGGGACGTTGCGCGAATCCCCGCGCAGTGTGAGGACCGCAGCGCGGCTGACCGGCGAGCTGGCACGACTGCGAGACCTGGCCGGCCACTCGCAGGTCAGGGTCGCCGACCTGCTCGGGGTCTCGCGGATGACGCTGCGCGGCTGGGAACGGGGCGATGCGGTGCCGCCGTGGCACGCCATCCGGCTCATGGCCTCGCTGTACCGGGTGCCGTTGGCCGTGGTGGCGACAGCGGCGGGGGCCGGACAGCCCGCATTCCTCTCCCCGGAGTCGTGGCTGCCGGGGGATCTGCCGGAGGTGCTGCGCGTGCTGCGGCAGTGGAACGGCCTGACCCAAGCCCAACTGGCACAGCGGTGCGCCACCAGCACCGACTCCGTGCGCGGCTGGGAACGCGGGAGGCAACAGCCCGGCACCTACTCACGTCGCCGCTTGGAGTCGCTGTACCGGCTGGCCACCGATTCCTTGCTGCGCGCCTACGCCGAGGCCACTTCGGCGGGCGCGAGTGCTGTCCAAGGTGCGTCCTGA
- a CDS encoding extracellular catalytic domain type 1 short-chain-length polyhydroxyalkanoate depolymerase, which translates to MRRVLRALLASVLPLALGAAFLTTGQAAAAALTRITDFGTNPTNLNMYLYVPDNVAPQPALLVLVHYCGGSAGAIFNGNGRDFATAADRYGYVVVVPEATREGHCFDVSTRAGLTRYGGSDSTGIMSMVSWTRQRYGVDPSRIVVSGFSSGAMMANVLAAGYPDVFSAASAFSGVPAGCFATSDGSLWNGQCSSGNLVKSPQEWGNLVRSMYPGYTGAYPRMQVWHGTTDTTLAYPNFGEELDQWTNLHGLSRTPSSTDSPQSSWTRTRYGNTSTRAAVEGVSIAGTGHTLPQAGMLAYAISFLGLDPGGGAKSGPLRAVGAGKCLDVPGQSTTTGTRLHIWDCWGGQNQQWTHTATGELTVYSGSSLRCLDAEGGGTGAGTAAIIWSCHGGANQKWRLNADGSITGVPSGLCLEVAGSATTNGTSVRLWTCNGQNNQRWTFA; encoded by the coding sequence ATGAGACGAGTGTTACGCGCCCTGCTCGCGTCAGTCCTGCCGCTCGCGCTCGGCGCAGCGTTCCTGACAACGGGCCAGGCCGCAGCCGCCGCGCTGACCAGGATCACGGACTTCGGCACGAACCCGACGAACCTGAACATGTACCTGTACGTGCCGGACAACGTGGCGCCGCAGCCCGCGTTGCTGGTGCTCGTGCACTACTGCGGAGGGTCCGCGGGGGCGATCTTCAACGGCAACGGGCGTGACTTCGCGACGGCGGCGGACCGGTACGGGTACGTGGTGGTCGTGCCGGAGGCCACCCGCGAAGGGCATTGCTTCGACGTGTCCACGCGGGCGGGGCTCACCCGTTACGGCGGCAGCGACTCCACCGGCATCATGTCGATGGTCTCCTGGACCAGGCAGCGGTACGGCGTCGACCCGTCCCGCATCGTGGTCAGCGGGTTCTCCTCCGGCGCGATGATGGCCAACGTGCTGGCGGCCGGGTACCCCGACGTCTTCTCCGCGGCGTCCGCGTTCTCAGGTGTCCCGGCCGGGTGCTTCGCGACCTCCGACGGTTCGCTGTGGAACGGCCAGTGCTCCAGCGGCAACCTCGTGAAGTCCCCGCAGGAGTGGGGCAACCTGGTCCGCTCGATGTACCCCGGCTACACCGGCGCGTACCCGCGGATGCAGGTGTGGCACGGCACCACGGACACCACCCTCGCCTACCCGAACTTCGGCGAGGAGCTCGACCAGTGGACCAACCTCCACGGACTGTCCCGGACGCCGTCGTCCACCGACTCCCCGCAATCGAGCTGGACGCGCACCCGTTACGGCAACACGAGCACGCGAGCCGCTGTCGAGGGCGTGAGCATCGCGGGCACCGGCCACACTCTGCCCCAGGCGGGGATGTTGGCGTACGCCATCTCTTTCCTCGGCCTCGACCCCGGCGGCGGGGCCAAGAGCGGCCCGCTGCGGGCGGTCGGCGCCGGGAAGTGCCTGGACGTGCCGGGCCAGTCGACCACGACCGGCACCCGGTTGCACATCTGGGACTGCTGGGGTGGTCAGAACCAGCAGTGGACGCACACGGCCACGGGCGAGCTGACGGTGTACTCGGGGAGTTCGCTGCGGTGCCTCGACGCCGAAGGCGGGGGCACGGGCGCGGGCACGGCGGCGATCATCTGGTCGTGCCACGGCGGGGCGAACCAGAAGTGGCGGCTCAACGCGGACGGCTCGATCACCGGGGTGCCGTCGGGGTTGTGCCTGGAGGTCGCCGGCAGCGCGACCACCAACGGAACCTCGGTGCGACTGTGGACCTGCAACGGGCAGAACAACCAGCGCTGGACCTTCGCGTGA
- a CDS encoding Gfo/Idh/MocA family protein, whose protein sequence is MIGHSFMGAAHSQAWRVAPRFFDLPVRPVMAVVCGRDRGRAEAAADRLGWASAESDWKAVLDREDVQVVDICTPGDTHAEIAIAALEAGKHVLCEKPLANSVAEAEAMVSVADRAAERGVRAMVGFSYRRVPAISFARELVAQGRLGRIHHVRAQYLQDWIVDPAAPLSWRLQKEKAGSGALGDIGAHIIDAAQFIVGDTIREVCGTLETFVSDRPLASVHSGLSGTAVDGGPTGPVTVDDAALFLARFTGGALGSFEATRFANGRKNAIRIEVNGSAGSLAFDFEDMNVLHYFDGTDDAATAGFRRIVVTEPQHPYLDAWWPAGHGLGYEHAFTHQAVDFVRAVAAGVGPTPSFADGLQVQRVLAAVEDSAAARAWRTT, encoded by the coding sequence ATGATCGGCCACTCGTTCATGGGAGCCGCGCACTCCCAGGCGTGGCGGGTCGCGCCCCGCTTCTTCGACCTGCCGGTCCGCCCGGTGATGGCCGTGGTGTGCGGCCGTGACCGGGGCCGTGCGGAGGCTGCCGCGGACCGGCTGGGCTGGGCGTCGGCCGAGAGCGACTGGAAGGCCGTGCTGGACCGCGAGGACGTGCAGGTGGTCGACATCTGCACGCCCGGCGACACGCACGCCGAGATCGCCATCGCGGCGCTGGAGGCGGGCAAGCACGTGCTGTGCGAGAAGCCGCTCGCCAACAGCGTCGCCGAAGCGGAGGCGATGGTGTCCGTCGCCGACCGTGCCGCCGAACGCGGGGTGCGCGCAATGGTGGGGTTCAGCTACCGGCGGGTGCCGGCGATCTCGTTCGCCCGCGAGTTGGTGGCACAGGGCCGGTTGGGGCGCATCCACCACGTGCGGGCGCAGTACTTGCAGGACTGGATCGTGGATCCCGCCGCTCCGTTGTCGTGGCGGTTGCAGAAGGAGAAGGCCGGCTCGGGCGCGTTGGGTGACATCGGTGCGCACATCATCGACGCCGCCCAGTTCATCGTCGGCGACACCATCCGCGAGGTGTGCGGGACGTTGGAGACGTTCGTGTCCGACCGCCCGCTGGCGTCCGTCCACTCGGGACTGTCCGGCACCGCCGTCGACGGCGGGCCGACGGGGCCGGTCACCGTGGACGACGCGGCGCTGTTCCTGGCCCGGTTCACCGGTGGCGCGCTCGGCTCGTTCGAGGCGACCCGGTTCGCCAACGGCCGCAAGAACGCCATCCGCATCGAGGTCAACGGCTCCGCTGGGAGCCTGGCGTTCGACTTCGAGGACATGAACGTCCTGCACTACTTCGACGGCACCGACGACGCGGCGACTGCGGGTTTCCGGCGCATCGTCGTGACCGAGCCGCAACACCCCTACCTCGACGCGTGGTGGCCCGCCGGGCACGGCCTGGGCTACGAGCACGCGTTCACCCACCAGGCCGTCGACTTCGTCCGCGCCGTCGCCGCCGGTGTCGGCCCCACACCCTCGTTCGCCGACGGGCTCCAGGTCCAGCGGGTCCTCGCGGCCGTCGAGGACAGCGCCGCGGCCCGCGCCTGGCGAACCACCTGA
- a CDS encoding RICIN domain-containing protein: protein MDTTSRPRRPRRRGLTSLLTVGTLVAASLVTMTAPAQAGDESIAVDFSVTGGSPTYRASGWIYGMSEDASAPADNFFRDVKFRYMRAGGAQLDGPGGWVSGKYDRRWNATRAQLLRTRSLGGEFVLLPHDLWGADGYPISRFPGDNGNWTDYDNFVTRLINDVRATGAPVQWDIWNEPNITLFWNRPQSQYFELVRRTHQRIRAAFPTHLIVGPSCACVPSTSGWWTQYLDFVKANNVVPDIISWHSLPGDPVANVATANATLDARGIPHPRPYQINEYGASNEQNPGDGSWYIARLERAGADGMRANWASAGNLHNDLGNLLVRDSAGRHQPKGEWWVYRFYGSQTGQIAAVTPSTSYDGFATKAPGEVKVLVGGGRTTGNIAVNLRRLDATEGVVRNNQVRVLAERIPHNNGGAVPGPVTVMDTVVTLSANATTVNLPHSNVDEAFTITVLPPSDTGGGAFQSTAVAQHSQLCLTNPNRSTADGTQQQQLACGTGDEQRWNFSPVAGFADTYKVVNQQSGKCLDVNGVSTADGAAVIQWACNSGVNQQFTLRKVTYAGNGPDDYQLVARHSGKCVDVSTISTAPGAVIHQWTCNPTAQGTPLNQTWRLPGR from the coding sequence GTGGACACCACAAGTCGGCCGCGGCGCCCTCGCCGTCGCGGCCTTACCTCCCTGCTCACCGTCGGCACCCTCGTCGCCGCGTCCTTGGTCACCATGACCGCGCCGGCCCAGGCCGGTGACGAGTCGATCGCCGTCGACTTCTCGGTGACGGGCGGTTCCCCGACCTATCGGGCGTCCGGGTGGATCTACGGCATGTCCGAGGACGCGTCGGCGCCCGCGGACAACTTCTTCCGCGACGTGAAGTTCCGGTACATGCGTGCCGGCGGCGCGCAGCTCGACGGCCCCGGCGGCTGGGTGTCGGGCAAGTACGACCGCCGGTGGAACGCGACCCGCGCCCAGTTGCTGCGCACGCGGTCGCTGGGTGGCGAGTTCGTCCTGCTGCCCCACGACCTGTGGGGCGCCGACGGCTACCCGATCTCCCGTTTTCCCGGTGACAACGGCAACTGGACCGACTACGACAACTTCGTCACCCGCCTGATCAACGACGTGCGGGCGACCGGGGCGCCGGTGCAGTGGGACATCTGGAACGAGCCCAACATCACGCTGTTCTGGAACCGCCCGCAGTCCCAGTACTTCGAACTCGTGCGGCGCACGCACCAGCGCATCCGGGCCGCGTTCCCGACGCACCTGATCGTCGGCCCGAGCTGCGCCTGCGTCCCGTCGACGTCGGGGTGGTGGACCCAGTACCTGGACTTCGTCAAGGCCAACAACGTCGTGCCCGACATCATCAGCTGGCACTCCCTGCCGGGCGACCCGGTCGCGAACGTGGCGACGGCCAACGCGACCCTTGACGCGCGCGGCATCCCGCACCCGCGGCCGTACCAGATCAACGAGTACGGCGCGTCGAACGAGCAGAACCCGGGTGACGGCTCCTGGTACATCGCCCGGCTGGAACGGGCCGGCGCGGACGGCATGCGCGCCAACTGGGCGAGCGCGGGGAACCTGCACAACGACCTGGGCAACCTGCTGGTCCGCGACTCGGCGGGTCGGCACCAGCCGAAGGGCGAGTGGTGGGTCTACCGCTTCTACGGTTCCCAGACCGGTCAGATCGCCGCGGTCACGCCCAGCACGTCCTACGACGGGTTCGCGACGAAGGCGCCGGGTGAGGTCAAGGTCCTGGTCGGTGGTGGCCGCACGACCGGCAACATCGCGGTCAACCTGCGGCGCTTGGACGCCACCGAAGGCGTCGTGCGGAACAACCAGGTGCGGGTGCTCGCCGAGCGCATCCCGCACAACAACGGCGGGGCGGTCCCGGGTCCGGTGACCGTCATGGACACGGTCGTCACCCTGTCCGCCAACGCCACCACCGTGAACCTGCCGCACTCCAACGTCGACGAGGCGTTCACCATCACGGTCCTGCCGCCTTCGGACACCGGTGGCGGCGCGTTCCAGTCCACCGCGGTCGCCCAGCACTCGCAGCTGTGCCTGACCAACCCCAACCGCAGCACCGCCGACGGCACCCAGCAGCAGCAGCTCGCCTGTGGCACCGGTGACGAGCAGCGGTGGAACTTCAGCCCGGTGGCCGGGTTCGCCGACACCTACAAGGTCGTCAACCAGCAGTCGGGCAAGTGTTTGGACGTGAACGGTGTGTCCACTGCGGACGGTGCCGCGGTCATCCAGTGGGCCTGCAACAGCGGTGTCAACCAACAGTTCACGCTGCGGAAGGTCACCTACGCCGGCAACGGCCCCGACGACTACCAGCTCGTTGCCCGGCACAGCGGCAAGTGCGTCGACGTCAGCACCATCTCCACCGCGCCGGGCGCCGTGATCCACCAGTGGACCTGCAACCCCACGGCCCAGGGAACCCCGCTCAACCAGACCTGGCGCCTGCCCGGTCGCTAG
- a CDS encoding sugar phosphate isomerase/epimerase family protein, with the protein MTRPITLFTGQWADLPFEEVARLAAEWGYDGLEIACWGDHLDPWRAAEDDDYLADRQAILAKHNLKVWTISNHLTGQAVCDDPIDERHKGILSSRIWGDGEPEGVRQRAAEEMKVTARAAARLGAGTVVGFTGSSIWKAVAMFPPAPQSMIDAGYQDFADRWNPILDVFDEVGVRFAHEVHPSEIAYDYWTTVRTLEAIGHRPAFGLNWDPSHFVWQDLDPVGFLWDFRDRIYHVDCKDARRQVDNGRNGRLGSHLPWADPRRGWDFVSTGRGDVPWERSFRMLNTIGYSGPISVEWEDAGMDRLLGAPEALEFVRKHAFDPPTASFDAAFSSGE; encoded by the coding sequence ATGACGCGCCCGATCACCCTGTTCACCGGCCAGTGGGCCGACCTGCCGTTCGAGGAAGTCGCCCGACTGGCCGCCGAATGGGGCTACGACGGCCTCGAGATCGCCTGCTGGGGCGACCACCTCGACCCCTGGCGAGCCGCCGAAGACGACGACTACCTCGCCGACCGACAGGCGATCCTCGCCAAACACAACCTCAAGGTCTGGACGATCTCCAACCACCTCACCGGCCAAGCCGTCTGCGACGACCCGATCGACGAACGCCACAAAGGCATCCTGTCCTCCCGGATCTGGGGCGACGGCGAACCCGAGGGCGTGCGGCAACGCGCCGCCGAGGAGATGAAGGTGACCGCACGCGCCGCCGCACGGCTCGGCGCGGGCACGGTGGTCGGGTTCACCGGCTCCTCGATCTGGAAGGCGGTGGCGATGTTCCCGCCCGCACCCCAGTCGATGATCGACGCCGGCTACCAGGACTTCGCCGACCGCTGGAACCCGATCCTCGACGTCTTCGACGAGGTCGGCGTCCGCTTCGCCCACGAAGTCCACCCCTCCGAGATCGCCTACGACTACTGGACCACCGTCCGCACCCTTGAAGCCATCGGACACCGACCCGCCTTCGGCCTCAACTGGGACCCGTCGCACTTCGTCTGGCAGGACCTCGACCCCGTCGGCTTCCTCTGGGACTTCCGCGACCGCATCTACCACGTCGACTGCAAAGACGCCCGCCGCCAGGTCGACAACGGCCGCAACGGACGCCTCGGCTCCCACCTGCCGTGGGCCGACCCCCGCCGCGGCTGGGACTTCGTCTCCACCGGACGCGGCGACGTGCCGTGGGAACGGTCCTTCCGCATGCTCAACACCATCGGCTACTCAGGCCCGATCAGCGTCGAATGGGAAGACGCCGGAATGGACCGACTCCTCGGCGCCCCCGAAGCACTCGAATTCGTACGCAAGCACGCCTTCGACCCACCCACGGCCTCCTTCGACGCCGCCTTCTCCAGCGGCGAATGA
- a CDS encoding DJ-1/PfpI family protein: protein MARVLILTADAAEELDSMYPVFRLREGGHEAIVTAPTTRPVKLVVHDFEPGWDSYTEKPGHLLPVDLAFGEVDPEDYDALVIPGGRAPEYIRTDPDVARIVGHFFAGGLPVGTICHGPQVPAALGLLRGRTTAAYPPLKFDIELAGATFVDEPDVVDGAMVSCRGWPDLPLWSRAFMRVLEKASDRA, encoded by the coding sequence ATGGCGCGAGTGCTGATCCTGACCGCCGACGCCGCAGAGGAACTCGACTCGATGTACCCGGTCTTCCGACTGCGCGAGGGCGGCCACGAGGCGATCGTGACGGCACCCACGACGCGTCCGGTGAAGCTCGTGGTCCACGACTTCGAGCCCGGCTGGGACTCCTACACCGAGAAACCGGGCCACCTGCTGCCGGTGGACCTGGCGTTCGGCGAGGTCGACCCAGAGGACTACGACGCGCTGGTGATCCCAGGCGGCCGAGCGCCGGAGTACATCCGAACGGACCCGGACGTGGCCCGCATCGTCGGGCACTTCTTCGCCGGCGGGCTCCCGGTCGGCACGATCTGCCACGGCCCGCAAGTCCCGGCCGCACTGGGGCTCCTGCGTGGCCGCACCACGGCCGCGTACCCGCCCCTGAAGTTCGACATCGAGCTGGCCGGCGCAACGTTCGTGGACGAGCCCGACGTCGTGGACGGCGCGATGGTGTCCTGCCGGGGCTGGCCCGACCTCCCCCTGTGGTCCCGCGCGTTCATGCGGGTGCTGGAGAAGGCGAGCGACCGGGCCTGA
- a CDS encoding inositol-3-phosphate synthase, with translation MARDRTGLWLIGVRGSVATTAISGLAAVSGGLAPPTGCVTELLDADLPPWDSLVVGGHDVVSTPLAKRAEALAEHGVLPYHLPARVADALNAADAEVRPGYDPLTHRGSQAEAAGRLAADITDFRERHGLARVVVINVASTEPPVPARPEHDDLDALEAALVDPARTVLPSSSVAAYAALRAGCPFADFTPSTGIALPALDQLAHRERLPYAGRDGKTGETLLRTVLAPMFTARALRVRSWAGTNLLGGGDGATLEDPAHAGSKLESKARGLEALLGREVTAPLHIDNVPDLGEQKTAWDHVSFEGFLGARMSLQLTWTGLDSSLAAPLVLDLARLLAAAHAAGEVGALGALAFFFKDPLGSDEHRFAEQTRELHRWAAELR, from the coding sequence GTGGCGCGAGATCGCACCGGGCTGTGGTTGATCGGCGTGCGCGGCTCGGTCGCCACGACCGCGATCAGCGGGTTGGCGGCGGTGAGCGGAGGGCTCGCCCCGCCGACGGGCTGCGTCACCGAGCTGCTCGACGCCGACCTGCCGCCGTGGGACTCGCTGGTCGTCGGCGGCCACGACGTGGTCTCCACACCGTTGGCGAAGCGGGCCGAGGCGTTGGCCGAGCACGGTGTGCTGCCGTACCACCTACCGGCCAGGGTCGCGGACGCCCTGAACGCCGCGGACGCCGAGGTCCGTCCCGGCTACGACCCGCTCACCCACCGCGGCAGCCAGGCCGAAGCCGCCGGGCGACTGGCGGCCGACATCACCGACTTCCGCGAGCGGCACGGCCTGGCCAGGGTCGTCGTGATCAACGTCGCCTCCACCGAACCGCCCGTGCCCGCCCGGCCCGAGCACGACGACCTCGACGCGCTGGAGGCCGCGTTGGTCGACCCCGCGCGGACCGTGCTGCCGTCCAGTTCGGTCGCCGCGTACGCGGCACTGCGTGCGGGCTGCCCCTTCGCCGACTTCACACCGTCCACCGGCATCGCCCTCCCCGCGCTCGACCAGCTCGCGCACCGGGAGCGGCTGCCCTACGCGGGTCGTGACGGGAAGACCGGGGAGACGTTGCTGCGCACGGTGTTGGCGCCGATGTTCACCGCACGGGCGCTTCGGGTGCGGTCGTGGGCGGGGACGAACCTGCTCGGCGGCGGTGACGGCGCGACGTTGGAGGACCCGGCGCACGCGGGCAGCAAACTGGAGTCGAAGGCGCGCGGGCTGGAGGCGTTGCTCGGCCGTGAAGTCACTGCTCCGCTGCACATCGACAACGTTCCCGATCTCGGCGAGCAGAAGACGGCCTGGGACCACGTGTCGTTCGAGGGCTTCCTCGGCGCCCGCATGTCGTTGCAGTTGACGTGGACCGGTCTGGACTCCTCGCTGGCCGCGCCGCTGGTGCTCGACCTGGCACGGCTCCTCGCCGCAGCGCATGCGGCCGGTGAGGTGGGAGCGTTGGGGGCGCTCGCGTTCTTCTTCAAGGACCCGTTGGGCAGCGACGAGCACCGGTTCGCCGAGCAGACCCGCGAGCTGCACCGCTGGGCGGCGGAGCTGCGGTGA
- a CDS encoding substrate-binding domain-containing protein has translation MSRNRTARAGVIVAILATGVALTACTGNTPETTTQTGSQGGVKVANDEPGKKVVIGFSAPAADHGWMAAISAAAKAEAEKYSDVELKVVEGTNDVSLQISQVETFINDKVDAIVLLPFDGAALTPVALKAMKAGITVINVDRAFDSPFAARSTVLGDNYGMGVSAGTYVCEKLDGKSDAVVAEIAGIDSLPLTQDRSKGFADALRECGLKVNNRVAAEFTVESGEKAAANLLQAAPRVDAIWNHDDDQGIGVSAAIKNSGRGEFFLIGGAGSANVMREIKADNGLHKATVVYPSTQGADGIRLARLAVQGKSLGDLVEVEVPRQIELFAPVVTKDNVDRYLPTAFES, from the coding sequence ATGTCACGCAACAGAACCGCTCGCGCCGGCGTCATCGTCGCGATCCTCGCCACCGGCGTCGCGCTCACCGCCTGCACGGGCAACACCCCCGAGACGACCACCCAAACCGGAAGTCAGGGCGGTGTGAAGGTCGCCAACGACGAGCCCGGCAAGAAGGTCGTCATCGGCTTCTCCGCACCCGCCGCGGACCACGGGTGGATGGCGGCCATTTCCGCCGCTGCGAAGGCCGAGGCGGAGAAGTACTCCGATGTGGAGTTGAAGGTGGTGGAGGGCACCAACGACGTCAGTCTCCAGATCAGTCAGGTGGAGACGTTCATCAACGACAAGGTCGACGCGATCGTGTTGCTGCCGTTCGACGGCGCGGCACTCACTCCGGTGGCGCTCAAGGCGATGAAGGCCGGTATCACGGTGATCAACGTGGACCGCGCGTTCGACAGCCCGTTCGCGGCGCGCTCGACGGTGTTGGGCGACAACTACGGCATGGGTGTCTCGGCGGGTACTTACGTGTGCGAGAAGCTCGACGGCAAGTCCGACGCCGTGGTGGCGGAGATCGCGGGTATCGACTCGCTGCCGTTGACGCAGGACCGCAGCAAGGGCTTCGCCGACGCCCTGCGCGAGTGCGGGTTGAAGGTGAACAACCGGGTGGCGGCTGAGTTCACGGTGGAGAGTGGTGAGAAGGCGGCTGCGAACCTGCTCCAGGCGGCGCCGCGGGTCGACGCGATCTGGAACCACGACGACGACCAGGGCATCGGCGTCAGTGCCGCGATCAAGAACTCCGGCCGTGGCGAGTTCTTCCTCATCGGCGGGGCCGGGTCGGCGAACGTGATGCGCGAGATCAAGGCCGACAACGGCCTGCACAAGGCCACCGTGGTCTACCCGTCCACCCAGGGCGCGGACGGCATCCGGCTGGCCCGGCTGGCCGTGCAGGGCAAGAGCCTCGGCGACCTGGTCGAGGTCGAGGTTCCCCGCCAGATCGAGCTGTTCGCGCCGGTCGTGACGAAGGACAACGTCGACCGCTACCTGCCCACCGCGTTCGAGTCCTGA